In Bactrocera tryoni isolate S06 unplaced genomic scaffold, CSIRO_BtryS06_freeze2 scaffold_963, whole genome shotgun sequence, a genomic segment contains:
- the LOC120782146 gene encoding B9 domain-containing protein 2, which yields MAEVHVIGQILKAVDFAEPHLYCKWSLQSGSAWKLVQGEVAGQTLVSSNRLEQSSDFAHPLDIHLATASIQGWPKLHLEVYAVNVLHKSWPVGYGFVHIPSRPGAHRLELLTWKVAPLTWWDSVREKFGGGGVGLSKADLIYTGVERYKLQTRSSGKIIIDINLVFRNFAKFGVEFK from the exons ATGGCGGAAGTGCATGTCATCGGGCAGATTTTAAAAGCCGTTGATTTTGCGGAACCACACCTCTACTGCAAGTGGAGCTTACAAAGCG GTAGCGCCTGGAAACTCGTACAAGGCGAAGTAGCCGGTCAGACTTTAGTGAGCTCGAACCGCTTAGAGCAATCCTCCGATTTCGCACATCCCTTGGATATACATCTGGCCACGGCTTCCATACAGGGTTGGCCCaaattgcatttggaagtataCGCGGTAAATGTACTGCACAAAAGTTGGCCAGTTGGTTACGGTTTTGTACATATACCCAGCCGACCGGGTGCGCATCGCTTAGAGTTGTTGACTTGGAAAGTGGCACCACTCACTTGGTGGGACAGTGTGCGTGAGAAGTTCGGCGGTGGCGGTGTGGGACTAAGTAAGGCAGATCTAATCTATACAGGTGTAGAGAG gtATAAACTACAAACGCGTTCGTCTGGTAAAATTATCATCGACATTAATTTGGTTTTCCGCAATTTCGCTAAGTTTGGTGTGGAATTTAagtga
- the LOC120782139 gene encoding testis-specific serine/threonine-protein kinase 3 produces MPTPPQKTFTKCSTSKIVENQTIDDINKNTQNNKTDQKINVNDALRQHGGATKDDDRSQADISVHRAGSTATLATDTKSYINGRPKTILEDHGIVLGKVIGTGNYAKVKIGFSEEYGKRVAVKIISKVKAPAEYTTKFLPREIEAVKGLHHENLITFYQSIETSHRVYLIMQLAENGTLLDYVREKKFLEEPHSRNLFQQLISAVEYIHSKNVVHRDIKCENLLLDETYTLKLIDFGFARKDTRTSDQQVILSKTFCGSYAYASPEILKGIAYDPFMSDVWACGVVCYAMVFGRLPYDGSNVHILLKRINAALAFPKNPTVSADCKQLIGHILAPLKVRYAIPQIKEDPWFNKN; encoded by the exons ATGCCAACACCACCGCAAAAAACGTTTACGAAATGTTCGACGAGTAAAATCGTAGAAAACCAAACAATTGACGACATCAACAAGAATACGCAAAACAACAAGACcgatcaaaaaataaatgttaacgATGCGTTACGACAGCATGGTGGTGCTACTAAGGACGATGATCGTTCACAAGCCGACATATCCGTGCATCGTGCTGGTTCAACGGCAACTTTAGCAACTGATACAAAGTCCTACATAAACGGACGACCGAAAACTATACTAGAAGATCATGGCATAGTACTTGGTAAAGTGATAGGTACGGGTAATTATGCAAAAGTAAAAATCGGGTTCTCGGAGGAGTACGGTAAACGTGTCGCCgttaaaattatatcaaaagtGAAAGCGCCAGCCGAGTACACGACGAAATTTCTACCACGTGAAATTGAAGCCGTCAAGGGATTGCATCACGAGAACTTGATAACGTTCTATCAAAGTATCGAGACTAGTCATAG AGTCTACTTAATCATGCAACTGGCTGAGAATGGCACACTCCTCGATTATGTACGTGAAAAGAAGTTTCTAGAAGAGCCACATAGTCGCAATCTGTTTCAACAATTAATCAGCGCTGTCGAATATATACATTCCAAAAACGTGGTGCATCG TGACATAAAATGCGAAAATCTTCTACTAGATGAAACCTATACGTTGAAGCTAATCGACTTCGGTTTCGCACGCAAAGATACGCGTACCTCAGATCAGCAGGTGATACTCTCGAAAACCTTTTGTGGCAGCTACGCATATGCGAGTCCAGAAATCCTTAAAG GTATTGCCTACGATCCTTTCATGTCCGATGTCTGGGCATGTGGTGTTGTCTGTTATGCAATGGTTTTTGGGCGATTACCCTACGATGGTTCCAATGTGCACATACTCCTTAAACGTATTAATGCAGCACTCGCTTTTCCTAAGAATCCGACCGTCTCTGCTGATTGTAAACAGTTAATTGGTCATATATTGGCGCCGTTGAAAGTACGTTATGCTATACCACAGATTAAAGAAGATCCTTGGTTCAATAAAAACTAA